One genomic segment of Desulforamulus reducens MI-1 includes these proteins:
- a CDS encoding ImmA/IrrE family metallo-endopeptidase, translated as MPDRLFELAAQERIKIEYWEFAPPLLAVYTCLEGMPPVIGLDVSLSQNPRSLRCILAEELGHHFTTAGYATPRTYFHYANRLLLSKSEDQALRWAANYLIPATALRHAIDKGIQKEELADHFNVTKQLLRFRLKLLKQEG; from the coding sequence AAAAATTGAATATTGGGAGTTTGCCCCTCCGCTATTGGCAGTCTATACCTGTTTAGAGGGCATGCCGCCGGTCATCGGCCTGGACGTTTCCTTATCCCAAAACCCGAGAAGCCTTCGGTGCATTTTGGCAGAGGAACTAGGTCATCACTTCACCACCGCCGGTTATGCCACACCCAGAACATACTTTCATTACGCTAACCGCCTGTTGCTAAGCAAGTCAGAAGATCAGGCTTTGCGTTGGGCCGCTAATTACTTAATCCCAGCCACAGCACTACGGCATGCGATTGACAAAGGAATTCAAAAAGAAGAATTAGCAGACCATTTTAATGTCACTAAGCAGCTGCTGCGGTTTAGGTTGAAACTTTTAAAACAGGAGGGATGA